The DNA segment CGCCGCCGCCACGTCGTACTCGACGCATGGCATCCAGATGATCCCGTTCTACATCTATTACTCGATGTTCGGCATCCAGCGTATCGGCGACCTGTGCTGGGCGGCTGCCGACATGCGCTCGCGCGGTTTCCTGCTGGGCGGCACCTCGGGCCGCACCACGCTCAACGGCGAAGGCCTGCAGCACGAAGACGGCCACTCGCACGTGTTCCACGCCGCGATCCCGAACTGCATCTCGTATGACCCGACCTTCCAGTACGAGCTGGCGGTGGTCATGCAGGACGGCCTGCGCCGCATGTACGCCGAGCAGGAAGACGTGTACTACTACCTGACGGTGATGAACGAGAACTACGAACATCCGGAAATGCCGGCTGGCGTAGAGGGCGACATCGTCAAGGGCATGTACCAGTTCAAGAAGGGCGTGGAAAACAGCAATGCGCCGCGCGTGCAGCTGCTGGGTTCGGGCACGATCTTCCGTGAGGTGATCGCCGCCGCCGACCTGCTCAAGAAGGACTGGGGCGTGGAGTCGGACCTGTGGGGCTGCCCGAGCTTTACCGAACTGGCCCGCGAAGGCCACGACGTGGAGCGCTGGAACCTGCTGCACCCGACCGAGACGCAACGCGAATCGCACGTGACCAAGAGCCTCAAGTCCGTGCGTGGCCCGGTGATCGCCTCGACCGACTACGTGCGCGCCTTCGCCGACCAGATCCGTCCTTTCGTGCCGCGTCGCTTCGTGGTGCTGGGCACCGACGGTTTCGGCCGCTCGGACACCCGCGAAAAGCTGCGTCATTTCTTTGAGGTCGATCGTCACTGGGTGACGCTGGCTGCACTGAAAGCGCTGGCCGACGAAGGTGCCATCGGTCGTGACAAGGTGGCCGAAGCCATCAAGAAGTACAACCTCGACCCCAACAAGCCGAACCCGATGTCGGTCTAAGCAGACCGGCTGCACGAACCCCCGCAGGAGCGGCAATGCCGCGTGCGCGGGCGCCGGGCTGATGTCCGGCGCCTTGCGGCGCGGCGGCGTGACAGATCGCGGCGGTGAGGGTAACCTCACACGCTCGTGTTTGTCGTGCGCGCCGGCCTGCCCAGGAGACACTGAATGAGTCAAGCGATTGAAATCAAGGTGCCGGATATCGGCGATTACGACGCCGTTCCCGTCATCGAAGTGCACGTGAAACCGGGCGACACCATCAACGCGGAAGACGCGCTGGTGACGCTGGAATCGGACAAGGCCACGATGGACGTGCCTTCGCCCCAGGGCGGCACTGTCAAGGAAGTCAGGATCAAGATTGGCGACAACGTCGCCGAAGGCACCGTGCTGGTGATGCTGGAGCCCGCCGGCCAGGCTGCCACCGCACCCGCCCCGGCCGCAGCCGCACCGGCTCCCGCAGCCGCCGCGCCGGCACCCGCCCCGACGCCGGCTCCGGCCGCCGCCAGCGCTCCCGCGCCGGCCGCTGCCGCCGGCCCGGTTGAGGTCAAGGTGCCGGACATCGGCGACTACGACTCGGTCCCGGTGATCGAAGTCCACGTCAAGCCGGGCGACACCATCAACGCCGAAGACGCGCTGGTGACGCTGGAGTCCGACAAGGCCACCATGGACGTGCCGTCGCCAGCCGCCGGCGTGGTCAAGGAAGTCCGGATCAAGGTCGGTGACAACGTCGCCGAAGGCACGCTGATCCTGATTCTCGAAGGCGCCGCCAGCGCTGCGGCCAGCGCGCCTGCCGCTGCTGCCCCGGCTGCTGCTGCCGCTGCTCCGGCTCCCGCTCCTGTAGCCAGCGCCCCGGCCCCGGTCCCTGCGGCCGCGCCCGCCGCCGCCGCTCCGGTAGCCGGCGTGACCGGCACCGCTGCCCATGCCAGCCCCTCCGTGCGCAAGTTCGCGCGCGAACTGGGCGTGGACGTGTCGCGCGTGCCGGGCACCGGCCCCAAGGGACGGATCACCCAGGACGACGTGCAGGCCTACGTCAAGGGCGTGATGAGCGGTCATGCCGCGGCTCCGGCAAAGGCAGCCGCTGCCCCGGCTGGTGGTGGCGAGCTGAACCTGCTGCCGTGGCCGAAGGTGGATTTCACCCGTTTTGGCGAGGTCGAAAGCAAGCCACTGTCGCGCATCAAGAAGCTCTCGGGCGCGAACCTGCATCGTAACTGGGTGATGATTCCCCACGTCACCAATCACGACGAGGCCGACATCACCGAGCTGGAAGCCTTCCGCGTGCAGCTCAACAAGGAATACGAGAAGCAAGGCGTCAAGGTCACCATGCTGGCCTTCATGATCAAGGCCGCCGTCGCCGCGCTGAAGAAATTCCCGAATTTCAACGCGTCGCTCGATGGCGAGAACCTGGTGCTGAAGCAGTATTTCAACATCGGTTTCGCGGCTGACACGCCGAACGGCCTGGTTGTGCCGGTGATCAAGAACGCCGACAAGAAGGGCGTGATCGAGATCGGCCAGGAAATGAACGAACTGGCCAAGCTGGCGCGCGACGGCAAGCTCAAGCCGGACCAGATGCAAGGCGGCTGCTTCTCGATCTCCTCGCTGGGCGGCATCGGCGGCACGTATTTCACGCCGATCATCAACGCGCCGGAAGTGGCCATCATGGGCGTGTGCAAGTCGTACCAGAAGCCGGTGTGGGATGGCAAGCAGTTCGTGCCACGCCTGACGCTGCCGCTGTCGCTGTCGTGGGATCACCGCGTCATCGACGGTGCGGAAGCGGCTCGCTTCAACACCTATTTCGGTCAGTTGCTGGCCGATTTCCGCCGCATCCTGCTGTAAGGCGGGCAGGGCGCGCCGGGCCTCGCGGCCATGCGCGCCCTTACCTGCAACGTCTGCAACGTCTGCAACCTGCAAACAGGAAGCGAGCCCATGACTACCTGCGTTGTCGTCAAAAAGGCCGGCGAAGTGGCGATTGCCGCCGACGCGCTGGTGACGTTTGGCGACACCCGGCTCACGCGCGCCTACGAGCGCAACCAGAAGGTGTTCCCGGTGGGTGACAGCTTCGTGGCGCTCGCTGGCACCACCGCGCACTTCCCGGTCATGCGCAGCCTGTTGGCCGGGCTGGGCGAGGATTGCCGGCTGGGTTCGCGCGATGAGGTCTTCCGGACCTTCCTCAAAGTGCATGAAAAACTCAAGAACGAGTATTTCATCAACACCAAGGAGGACGAGGACGATCCTTACGAGTCCTCGCAGATCGTCTGCCTGATTGCCAATCCGGCCGGCATCTTCGGCGTGTATTCGTACCGCGAAGTCTTCTCGTTCGATCGTTTCTGGGGCATTGGCTCGGGGCGTAACTACGCCTTGGGCGCCATGCACGCGGTCTACGACCAGCCGGGCCTGGCCGCCCGCGAGATTGCGCGCATCGGGGTGGATGCAGGGGTGGAGTTCGACAAGAGTTCGGCAGGCCCGGTCGAGGTGCAGGTGGTGCAACTGGCTGACATGGCTGGCGACGGAGCAACCAATAACGATGGCGCGCCCCGCATCTGAAGCGGAGCGCGTTCTTGAGGAGCAAAACATGAGTGTGATCGAAGTCCAGGTGCCGGATATCGGCGATTTCGACGCGGTGGAAGTCATCGAGGTGCTGGTCAAGGCTGGCGATACGGTCGAGCAGGAGCAATCGCTGATCGTGCTCGAGTCCGACAAGGCCAGCATGGATGTGCCGTCGTCCGCCGCCGGCAAGGTGGTGGAGGTGCGCATCAAGGTGGGCGACAAGGTTGCCAAGGGCGCCGTCATCTGCACACTGGAGAGCGAAGCCGCGGCCAAGCCGGCGGCCGCGCCTGTCTCTGCACCTGCACCTGCGCCTGCGCAGGTATCCGCGCCTGCCGCGGCTCCGGCTCCCGTGGCCGCCGCGCATGCGGGCAGCGCGGATATCACCTGCGACATGCTGGTGCTCGGCGCCGGCCCTGGTGGCTACTCGGCCGCCTTCCGCAGCGCCGATCTCGGCATGAACACCGTGCTGGTCGAACGCTACAGCACGCTTGGCGGGGTCTGCCTGAACGTGGGTTGCATCCCCTCCAAGGCGCTGCTGCACAACGCCGCCGTGATTGACGAAGCCAAGGCCCTGGCGGCCCACGGCATCCTGTTCGGCGAGGCCAAGATCGACCTCGACGGGCTGCGCCACTACAAGGAAACCGTGGTCGGCAAGCTGACCGGCGGCCTGGCCGGCATGGCCAAGGCCCGCAAGGTACAGGTCGTGCGCGGTATCGGCACCTTCCTCGACCCGCATCACCTCGAGGTGCAGGAAACCGAAGGTGACGCCAAGGCGACGACAGGCAAGAAGACGGTGATCCGTTTCGAAAAAGCCGTCA comes from the Cupriavidus basilensis genome and includes:
- the aceF gene encoding dihydrolipoyllysine-residue acetyltransferase codes for the protein MSQAIEIKVPDIGDYDAVPVIEVHVKPGDTINAEDALVTLESDKATMDVPSPQGGTVKEVRIKIGDNVAEGTVLVMLEPAGQAATAPAPAAAAPAPAAAAPAPAPTPAPAAASAPAPAAAAGPVEVKVPDIGDYDSVPVIEVHVKPGDTINAEDALVTLESDKATMDVPSPAAGVVKEVRIKVGDNVAEGTLILILEGAASAAASAPAAAAPAAAAAAPAPAPVASAPAPVPAAAPAAAAPVAGVTGTAAHASPSVRKFARELGVDVSRVPGTGPKGRITQDDVQAYVKGVMSGHAAAPAKAAAAPAGGGELNLLPWPKVDFTRFGEVESKPLSRIKKLSGANLHRNWVMIPHVTNHDEADITELEAFRVQLNKEYEKQGVKVTMLAFMIKAAVAALKKFPNFNASLDGENLVLKQYFNIGFAADTPNGLVVPVIKNADKKGVIEIGQEMNELAKLARDGKLKPDQMQGGCFSISSLGGIGGTYFTPIINAPEVAIMGVCKSYQKPVWDGKQFVPRLTLPLSLSWDHRVIDGAEAARFNTYFGQLLADFRRILL
- a CDS encoding MFS transporter, whose protein sequence is MTTCVVVKKAGEVAIAADALVTFGDTRLTRAYERNQKVFPVGDSFVALAGTTAHFPVMRSLLAGLGEDCRLGSRDEVFRTFLKVHEKLKNEYFINTKEDEDDPYESSQIVCLIANPAGIFGVYSYREVFSFDRFWGIGSGRNYALGAMHAVYDQPGLAAREIARIGVDAGVEFDKSSAGPVEVQVVQLADMAGDGATNNDGAPRI